In Bdellovibrio sp. GT3, one genomic interval encodes:
- the hrpB gene encoding ATP-dependent helicase HrpB produces MIHLPVDDFIPSIKDQIQNGLNLVLTAAPGAGKTTRLPPALLDIVKGKIIVLEPRRMAAIAAAHRIADENGWTIGDEVGYQVRFANKTSAKTRLIFMTEALLARQMLDDPELSDVDLVILDEFHERSLHVDLSLGLLRELQELGREIKILVMSATLEAEKISAYMGQAPIVSVPGKLFDLEVVYQKNSQVIQTFPSFFESLAQTVCEAAAKTDKDILIFLPGVGEIDRARNVLEDWASSRNIDLVPLHGSLNIEDQRRALQKGPRQRIVLSTNIAESSVTLDGVNTVIDSGLAKNMKQDYRTGFSRLELGRISLSSAIQRAGRAARQFPGRAYKMWNKMDEHSFAKSETAEIQRVDLTESLLFLAAQGVTDFQNFSWFEKPSSAAIEKATQYLKLAGAIDSHCKITDLGRKILHFPLPVRLAKLMLVAAERNSLELGADLAAILQERDFIRREAQGSFQGDKTECDLQVRLDLLQQFKKSGKAPREAGFMAMQTVSQSASQILSLARKMGANQITKTESTELEMRTLLLRAFPDRLCRRRGQTDRALMVGGRGVKLQAESQVKTSEFFVALNGIEGSSDAETIVSLACGFTKEFILGHFKNEIQKNRDLTFIEEKGQFFVREYKSLFGLPLEEPSLLPASPEDVEAKLPQVLVEKWSLVTKNNEKLAEWWERLEFWMRHQAQAAFESEFSFSEEQLQELKLEAFTQASMGEKKLQAVFEKDLVFFFESVFDHDFIRTFNKELPARITVPSGSQIKVIYPADKAPYLEVRIQEVFGLMETPKVLFGKSPLTFHLLGPNFRPVQVTSNLESFWKNGYPEVRKELRIKYPKHQWPEDPADGTPEAKGRRRF; encoded by the coding sequence ATGATTCACCTTCCTGTTGATGATTTTATTCCTTCGATAAAAGACCAGATTCAAAACGGTTTGAATCTGGTTCTGACCGCTGCACCGGGTGCTGGTAAAACCACTCGTTTGCCTCCGGCCCTGTTGGATATCGTAAAGGGAAAAATCATCGTACTGGAACCACGCCGTATGGCTGCCATTGCCGCCGCTCATCGCATCGCCGATGAAAACGGCTGGACCATCGGAGACGAAGTCGGCTACCAGGTTCGTTTCGCCAACAAGACCTCCGCCAAAACCCGTTTGATCTTTATGACCGAAGCACTTCTGGCGCGCCAAATGCTGGATGATCCGGAGTTGTCAGACGTGGATCTGGTTATATTGGACGAATTTCACGAGCGCTCATTGCACGTCGATCTGTCCCTGGGACTTTTGCGTGAATTACAGGAACTGGGCCGGGAAATTAAAATTCTGGTGATGTCAGCAACACTGGAGGCTGAAAAAATCTCTGCCTATATGGGACAGGCACCGATCGTATCGGTACCTGGAAAGCTTTTTGATCTGGAAGTTGTTTATCAAAAAAACTCTCAGGTGATTCAGACCTTTCCTTCTTTCTTTGAAAGCCTGGCGCAAACGGTGTGTGAAGCCGCTGCGAAAACGGATAAAGACATTCTGATTTTCCTGCCCGGTGTCGGCGAAATTGATCGCGCACGAAACGTCCTTGAGGACTGGGCTTCAAGTCGAAACATAGACCTGGTTCCACTTCATGGTTCGTTGAATATTGAGGATCAAAGACGTGCACTGCAAAAAGGCCCCCGCCAGCGCATTGTGCTTTCAACCAATATCGCAGAATCCTCGGTCACTTTGGACGGCGTGAATACGGTCATTGATTCAGGTCTCGCAAAAAACATGAAGCAGGATTATCGCACTGGATTTTCCCGTCTGGAACTGGGCCGCATCAGCCTCTCCAGCGCCATTCAGCGCGCGGGTCGTGCCGCACGCCAATTCCCCGGCAGAGCCTATAAGATGTGGAACAAAATGGATGAGCACTCCTTTGCAAAAAGTGAGACTGCTGAAATCCAGCGTGTGGATCTGACTGAAAGCCTTTTGTTCCTGGCAGCCCAGGGTGTAACTGACTTTCAAAATTTTTCCTGGTTTGAAAAACCAAGTTCCGCTGCGATCGAAAAAGCCACTCAGTATCTGAAGCTTGCCGGAGCCATCGACAGTCATTGTAAGATTACCGACCTGGGCCGCAAGATTCTGCACTTTCCACTGCCAGTTCGTCTGGCAAAATTAATGTTGGTGGCAGCTGAAAGAAATTCCCTGGAGCTGGGTGCCGATCTTGCCGCGATCCTTCAGGAACGTGATTTCATTCGGCGCGAAGCCCAAGGTTCGTTTCAAGGGGATAAAACTGAATGCGATCTGCAAGTACGTCTGGATCTTTTGCAGCAGTTTAAAAAATCCGGAAAAGCACCGCGCGAAGCCGGGTTCATGGCGATGCAAACAGTCTCCCAATCAGCATCACAAATTCTGAGTCTTGCCAGAAAAATGGGAGCAAACCAAATCACCAAGACGGAATCAACCGAGCTGGAAATGCGCACGCTACTGCTTCGCGCGTTTCCGGATCGCCTGTGTCGCCGTCGCGGTCAAACAGATCGCGCCTTGATGGTGGGTGGACGTGGCGTAAAACTGCAAGCGGAGTCCCAAGTTAAAACTTCTGAATTTTTCGTGGCTCTCAATGGGATTGAAGGCAGCAGTGATGCAGAAACCATTGTGAGTCTGGCTTGCGGATTCACGAAAGAATTTATCCTTGGCCATTTCAAAAATGAGATTCAAAAGAACCGCGATCTGACTTTCATTGAAGAAAAAGGTCAGTTTTTTGTTCGGGAATATAAATCCCTGTTCGGACTTCCTTTGGAAGAGCCATCGCTATTGCCAGCTTCTCCGGAAGATGTGGAAGCAAAACTGCCCCAGGTTCTTGTCGAGAAATGGTCTTTAGTCACAAAGAACAATGAAAAGCTGGCGGAGTGGTGGGAGCGCCTGGAGTTCTGGATGCGCCATCAAGCTCAGGCTGCTTTCGAAAGTGAATTCAGCTTTAGCGAAGAACAGCTGCAAGAACTTAAACTGGAAGCCTTTACCCAAGCCAGTATGGGCGAAAAGAAACTGCAGGCCGTGTTTGAAAAGGACCTGGTGTTCTTCTTTGAATCCGTTTTTGACCATGACTTCATCCGCACCTTCAACAAAGAACTTCCGGCAAGAATCACAGTTCCCAGCGGCAGTCAGATCAAGGTGATTTATCCAGCGGATAAGGCTCCCTATCTGGAAGTTCGCATTCAGGAAGTGTTCGGTTTAATGGAAACCCCGAAAGTATTATTCGGAAAATCCCCCCTGACATTTCATCTGCTGGGACCTAATTTCCGCCCGGTGCAAGTGACCTCCAACCTGGAAAGCTTCTGGAAGAATGGTTATCCGGAAGTGCGTAAAGAACTCAGAATAAAGTACCCCAAGCATCAGTGGCCGGAAGACCCTGCCGATGGCACCCCGGAGGCCAAGGGACGTCGCCGTTTCTAA